A section of the Deltaproteobacteria bacterium RBG_16_64_85 genome encodes:
- a CDS encoding c-type cytochrome biogenesis protein CcsB codes for PALDSYWLPIHVMLLFIGDAVFAVAFGAGIMYLLQEKEVKRKRMGAIFKRLPSLDVLDEINYKCLTVGFPLLTLGIITGSIWAEYAWGSYWSWDPKETWSLITWFLYAALLHGRLTVGWRGRKAAILAIIGFCAVLFTFLGVNLLLPGLHSYSSLSG; via the coding sequence GCCCGCGCTCGACTCCTACTGGCTCCCGATCCACGTCATGCTGCTGTTCATCGGCGATGCGGTCTTCGCCGTCGCCTTCGGCGCCGGGATCATGTATCTCCTCCAGGAGAAGGAGGTCAAGCGGAAGCGGATGGGGGCGATCTTCAAGCGCCTCCCGTCCCTCGATGTGCTCGACGAGATCAACTACAAGTGCCTGACCGTGGGATTCCCCCTGCTGACGCTGGGGATCATCACCGGCTCCATCTGGGCCGAGTACGCCTGGGGGTCCTACTGGAGCTGGGACCCGAAGGAGACGTGGTCCCTCATCACGTGGTTCCTTTATGCGGCGCTGCTGCACGGGCGCCTGACGGTCGGCTGGCGGGGGCGGAAGGCGGCAATCCTGGCGATCATCGGCTTCTGCGCGGTCCTGTTCACCTTCCTCGGCGTCAACCTGCTTCTGCCCGGCCTCCACTCCTACTCCAGCCTCTCCGGGTGA